In a single window of the Nocardioides massiliensis genome:
- a CDS encoding IclR family transcriptional regulator — protein MPPTSEKSPSATTTRGSRTLEGLERALDVLMLFARPGTESLGISEISRALDLPKAVVHRIVTTLCGRDFLELDPVSRRYKLGPSWLVMGSTYSHRLDVRDLTRDTLRELSAVTDETSTLSIRHGYHRVYLDQVTPNRLVIMSVQVGDRFPLHAGSSSKAFLAYLPREEQEDYLDSVDLVQLTEQTKVDRTELTEELAQIRERGYAFSFGERQQGAGAVAAPLLDFEGKPVAVISVCGPGDRIQPRVDELATTLLERTRALSTRLGYAGH, from the coding sequence GTGCCGCCCACCTCCGAGAAGTCCCCGTCCGCCACGACCACGCGCGGCAGCCGCACTCTCGAAGGGCTGGAACGTGCCCTCGACGTCCTCATGCTGTTCGCCCGGCCCGGGACCGAGAGCCTCGGCATCTCGGAGATCTCCCGGGCGCTGGACCTGCCCAAGGCAGTCGTCCACCGCATCGTCACGACGTTGTGCGGTCGGGACTTCCTCGAGCTCGATCCGGTGTCGCGGCGCTACAAGCTGGGCCCCTCCTGGCTGGTCATGGGCAGCACCTACAGCCACCGCCTCGACGTCCGCGACCTCACGCGCGACACCCTGCGCGAGCTGAGTGCGGTGACCGACGAGACCTCGACGTTGTCGATCCGTCACGGCTACCACCGCGTCTACCTCGACCAGGTCACGCCGAACCGGCTGGTCATCATGTCGGTGCAGGTCGGTGACCGGTTCCCGCTGCATGCCGGTAGCTCCAGCAAGGCCTTCCTCGCCTACCTCCCACGCGAGGAGCAGGAGGACTACCTCGACAGCGTCGACCTCGTCCAGCTGACCGAGCAGACGAAGGTCGACCGCACCGAGCTGACCGAGGAGCTGGCGCAGATCCGCGAACGCGGTTATGCGTTCTCGTTCGGCGAGCGGCAGCAGGGTGCCGGTGCGGTCGCGGCGCCGCTCCTGGACTTCGAGGGCAAGCCGGTCGCCGTGATCAGCGTCTGCGGGCCAGGAGATCGCATCCAGCCGCGGGTGGACGAGCTCGCGACGACCTTGCTCGAGCGGACGCGAGCCCTCTCGACCCGGCTGGGATACGCCGGCCACTGA
- a CDS encoding oxidoreductase, with the protein MTVIGSSALAPIDLRTAQMRNRVVFPGHTTNFGVDALPTQRHRDYLARRARGGAAMVITEAVRVHPTSAGRDSTLGSYHPDTVPAYAALGEAVHGEGALLLAQLMHAGRQAAGDSARTAAWSASALPWTHGGPVPHVMTADDIATVVESFGTAARRMAQAGLDGVEIHLGHGHLLQQFLSPATNRRDDAYGGTLENRMRFSREVLAAVSAELPDSMLLGVRLSAHEFLPGGLEPDDVVEIVDVLRADFRLDLLHVSHSAYVAQASLSTQIADMSHGPAPYRAFPRRFKQAFPDIPVIGVCRIDDLAVADELLDAGDADLVALARAQIADPDLVRKTASGRADEVRRCLACNQACIGRIEHSLSLSCVANPAAGEERLDDQLRKRADGAGRSVLVVGAGPAGLQAAVTAATAGAEVVLIDGAPVVGGQLRSARSLKGRERLGVLVDDLHAAGLRLGVDVRLGVELPVDAPDRDARGEDVPDPATFDHVVLATGAASVARSLDGAVPVGVEVLGAESAAAALEHEVWSGRRRRVAVIDDEGSWIAAGLVEALGLAGHRVHLVAPAPQLFAKVTLYSRAGLLGRLQELPVSTHLARRPVAITSDGLVLADALTGAGGGETIPDVDLVVDLPARVARDGLHAVLTARGLGPRLLLVGDALAPRSLVEATYEAQRAVLHALAIPVPATSERRIDRSPDREEHR; encoded by the coding sequence GTGACCGTCATCGGCTCGTCCGCTCTCGCTCCGATCGACCTGCGCACCGCGCAGATGCGCAACCGCGTGGTCTTCCCTGGCCACACCACGAACTTCGGTGTCGACGCGTTGCCGACACAGCGGCACCGCGACTACCTCGCCCGGCGCGCGCGAGGCGGCGCCGCGATGGTGATCACCGAGGCCGTCCGCGTGCATCCCACGAGTGCCGGTCGCGACAGCACGCTGGGCTCCTACCACCCGGACACGGTGCCGGCGTACGCCGCACTGGGTGAGGCCGTGCACGGCGAGGGTGCGCTGCTGCTCGCCCAGTTGATGCATGCGGGACGCCAGGCGGCCGGTGACAGTGCGCGGACGGCGGCCTGGTCGGCCTCGGCGCTCCCGTGGACCCACGGCGGGCCGGTGCCGCACGTGATGACCGCCGACGACATCGCGACGGTGGTGGAGTCGTTCGGTACGGCCGCCCGGCGCATGGCGCAGGCCGGTCTCGACGGGGTCGAGATCCATCTGGGCCACGGGCACCTGCTCCAACAGTTCCTGTCCCCGGCGACCAACCGGCGCGACGACGCCTACGGCGGCACGCTCGAGAACCGGATGCGGTTCAGCCGTGAGGTGTTGGCGGCCGTCAGCGCCGAGCTGCCGGACTCGATGCTCCTCGGGGTGCGACTGAGCGCCCACGAGTTCCTGCCTGGCGGGCTCGAGCCCGACGATGTCGTCGAGATCGTCGACGTCCTGCGGGCCGACTTCCGGCTGGACCTGCTGCACGTCAGCCATTCGGCGTACGTCGCCCAAGCCTCGCTGAGCACCCAGATCGCCGACATGAGCCACGGGCCTGCGCCGTACCGCGCTTTCCCGCGCCGTTTCAAGCAGGCGTTCCCCGACATCCCGGTGATCGGGGTGTGCCGCATCGACGACCTGGCCGTCGCCGACGAGCTGCTCGACGCCGGCGACGCGGACCTGGTGGCACTAGCGCGGGCGCAGATCGCGGATCCCGACCTCGTTCGCAAGACAGCGAGCGGCCGAGCCGACGAGGTACGACGCTGCCTGGCCTGCAACCAGGCGTGTATCGGCCGGATCGAGCACAGCCTCTCGCTCTCGTGCGTCGCGAACCCGGCCGCGGGGGAGGAGCGCCTCGACGACCAGCTGCGAAAGCGTGCGGATGGGGCCGGACGCTCCGTGTTGGTCGTCGGCGCCGGCCCGGCGGGTCTGCAGGCCGCCGTCACCGCAGCGACGGCCGGAGCCGAGGTGGTGCTCATCGATGGGGCACCCGTCGTCGGCGGTCAGCTGCGCAGCGCCCGCTCGCTGAAGGGACGCGAACGTCTCGGCGTTCTGGTCGACGACCTGCACGCCGCCGGGCTGCGTCTGGGCGTCGACGTCCGGCTCGGTGTCGAGCTCCCTGTCGATGCGCCGGACCGCGACGCCCGGGGTGAGGATGTGCCCGACCCGGCGACCTTCGACCACGTCGTGCTGGCAACCGGGGCCGCATCCGTCGCGCGGTCGCTGGACGGCGCCGTCCCCGTCGGCGTCGAGGTCCTGGGCGCCGAGTCGGCAGCGGCCGCGCTCGAGCACGAAGTGTGGAGTGGGAGGCGCCGCCGGGTCGCAGTGATCGACGACGAAGGCAGTTGGATCGCTGCCGGACTGGTCGAGGCGCTGGGGCTGGCCGGCCATCGGGTCCATCTCGTCGCGCCGGCCCCGCAGCTCTTCGCCAAGGTCACGCTCTATAGCCGCGCCGGTCTGCTCGGCCGTCTGCAGGAGCTGCCGGTCTCGACCCATCTGGCACGCCGGCCTGTGGCGATCACGTCCGACGGGCTGGTCCTCGCCGATGCCCTCACCGGCGCAGGCGGGGGCGAGACGATCCCCGACGTCGACTTGGTGGTCGACCTCCCGGCCCGGGTCGCTCGCGACGGACTGCACGCCGTGCTGACGGCGCGCGGTCTCGGACCCCGGCTGCTGCTGGTCGGAGACGCGCTCGCGCCGCGGTCCCTCGTCGAGGCGACCTACGAGGCGCAGCGGGCCGTGCTGCACGCCCTGGCCATCCCCGTGCCGGCGACGTCCGAACGACGCATCGACCGATCCCCCGACCGCGAGGAGCACCGATGA
- a CDS encoding SDR family NAD(P)-dependent oxidoreductase — protein MTTTPASDPIRLDGLVALVTGAGGGIGEGAARLLADRGAVVAVADRAPDALSPLADDLGAATSTHRLDLLDATDPQRVVAEVREAHGRLDLLVNSAGINARSAPSQTTPEEWARVLEVNLSGTFRMIQAAYDALRESPAAAIVSLTSTAAAVAVPQNAAYSTSKAGLVHLARVLASEWAADGIRLNTVAPTIVATAMTEAVRQDPVYMADKLASIPLGRMASVEDVAHAIAFLVSPAAGMVTGQTLFVDGGVTTR, from the coding sequence ATGACCACTACGCCCGCCTCCGATCCCATCCGCCTCGACGGACTCGTCGCCCTCGTGACCGGCGCTGGAGGCGGCATCGGCGAGGGCGCTGCCCGGCTCCTCGCGGATCGCGGTGCCGTCGTGGCGGTGGCCGACCGCGCTCCGGACGCGCTGAGCCCTCTGGCTGACGACCTCGGTGCGGCCACCTCGACGCACCGTCTCGACCTGTTGGACGCGACCGACCCGCAGCGGGTCGTGGCCGAGGTTCGCGAAGCTCACGGGCGACTCGACCTGCTCGTCAACAGCGCCGGCATCAACGCGCGGTCCGCGCCGTCGCAGACCACGCCGGAGGAGTGGGCGCGGGTGCTGGAGGTGAACCTGTCCGGCACCTTCCGCATGATCCAGGCGGCGTACGACGCGCTGCGGGAGTCGCCTGCAGCAGCGATCGTGAGCCTGACCTCCACGGCCGCCGCGGTCGCCGTGCCCCAGAACGCGGCGTACTCGACGTCCAAGGCCGGCCTGGTGCACCTCGCCCGGGTCCTGGCCTCGGAGTGGGCCGCTGACGGGATCCGGCTCAACACTGTCGCTCCGACCATCGTGGCTACCGCGATGACGGAGGCAGTGCGCCAGGACCCCGTCTACATGGCCGACAAACTCGCCTCCATCCCGCTCGGCCGGATGGCCAGCGTCGAGGACGTCGCCCACGCGATCGCCTTCCTCGTCTCTCCGGCGGCCGGAATGGTCACCGGCCAGACCCTCTTCGTCGACGGCGGAGTCACGACGCGCTGA
- a CDS encoding MFS transporter, producing MPPPRRLLLPTLLLLTTVGGIVSSLGASLVPKIAQDLDVSLTSAQWTLTATMITAAVSTPVIGRFAVAHRRRRVILVGLGVVAFGTVLSAVAVEVSALGLPTLIAGRAAQGVGMALAPLAMAVARDVLPAARVGSVMAVLSVGMVAGAGLGYPLTALVAQTGGLAAAFWFGTALTGLTFVLSWWQLPSAPYAVTPRVRTGEALVLGTSTLCLLLGVSQTTAWGWGDARTITLLVVGALGVALWVRVSLAGDNPLVDLRLAFGTPAIGPNLAGLLAGVGMYMGLTLLMVLVQTRSDAGWGLGESVLVAGLLLVPYSVMSVLGSRVSLLVGRFVDPATVLPFGCAIYLLSSVFIAIWHDQVWHAVVAMVLAGIGSGGTFATLPVLLVRVVPVAETSSALAFNQVLRYFGFSVGSAVGVTVLTLASGPVPDEHGFVVASLVNAAVWVLAIVAIVGFSRNSGSRGAQSA from the coding sequence TTGCCCCCGCCCCGGAGACTGCTCCTCCCCACCCTGCTCCTGCTGACCACGGTCGGCGGGATCGTCAGCAGTCTCGGCGCCTCTCTCGTCCCGAAGATCGCCCAGGACCTCGACGTCTCACTCACCTCGGCGCAGTGGACGCTGACCGCCACGATGATCACGGCCGCGGTCAGCACTCCGGTGATCGGTCGATTCGCCGTGGCCCACCGACGCCGACGCGTCATCCTCGTCGGGCTCGGCGTCGTCGCTTTCGGCACCGTGCTGTCGGCCGTCGCGGTCGAGGTGTCTGCGCTCGGCCTGCCCACCCTCATCGCCGGTCGTGCGGCGCAGGGTGTTGGCATGGCCCTCGCGCCGCTGGCCATGGCGGTCGCGCGCGACGTACTGCCTGCGGCTCGGGTGGGCTCGGTGATGGCCGTGCTCTCGGTCGGCATGGTGGCAGGCGCCGGACTGGGCTACCCGCTGACGGCCCTGGTCGCCCAGACCGGTGGTCTGGCCGCCGCGTTCTGGTTCGGCACGGCGCTGACCGGTCTGACGTTCGTGCTGTCGTGGTGGCAGCTGCCGAGTGCGCCGTACGCCGTCACCCCGCGGGTCCGCACCGGCGAGGCCCTCGTGCTTGGCACCAGCACGCTGTGCCTCCTGCTCGGCGTGAGCCAGACGACGGCCTGGGGGTGGGGCGACGCCCGGACGATCACGTTGCTTGTCGTCGGTGCCCTCGGGGTGGCCCTGTGGGTGCGCGTCTCCCTCGCCGGTGACAACCCGCTCGTCGACCTGCGCCTGGCGTTCGGCACCCCCGCGATCGGGCCCAACCTGGCCGGGCTGCTGGCCGGAGTCGGGATGTACATGGGCCTGACGCTGCTCATGGTGCTCGTGCAGACCCGCAGCGACGCGGGCTGGGGACTCGGTGAATCCGTGCTCGTGGCCGGGCTGCTGTTGGTGCCCTACTCGGTGATGAGCGTCCTCGGGAGCCGGGTGTCGCTGCTGGTCGGACGATTCGTCGACCCGGCGACAGTCCTGCCGTTCGGGTGCGCGATCTATCTGCTCTCCTCGGTATTCATCGCCATCTGGCACGACCAGGTCTGGCATGCCGTGGTGGCGATGGTCCTGGCGGGCATCGGCAGCGGAGGCACCTTCGCGACCCTGCCGGTGCTCCTCGTGCGGGTGGTCCCGGTCGCCGAGACGAGCAGCGCCCTGGCGTTCAACCAGGTGTTGCGCTACTTCGGGTTCTCCGTCGGCAGCGCTGTCGGCGTCACCGTGCTGACCCTCGCGAGCGGTCCGGTCCCCGACGAGCACGGGTTCGTGGTGGCGTCGCTGGTCAACGCAGCAGTCTGGGTCCTGGCGATCGTGGCGATCGTCGGCTTCAGCCGAAATTCGGGCTCGCGAGGAGCGCAGTCTGCATGA